The Diabrotica virgifera virgifera chromosome 10, PGI_DIABVI_V3a genome has a window encoding:
- the LOC114343773 gene encoding V-type proton ATPase subunit S1 — protein MKCQLSKIKRRPSPSHLIVKCWAAPNFHVINSSCPLFTVITRNFPKMSASKSGLFFLATFFLFSLVQSTEFVPCFIWSNKRTNEHIPALNKVSQDIFKENIEQYLKDDPLIVLFAEQTLSPEDFAQKDERGLTYSNLAKLTKSFKVSYLPYVQNPIKALKHLDVTVTEVPLDKFGKNFEIPETDILIVNLNDAKDSESRTDMLKRHDAAISKIYEDLANTNDNVLGMYTAHHTSWVVSEEVIKSRQARSLMVAENAEAAKAGETAEEVSDKFRNDTNAYLYISNSAYTMGDVQNKEVNLNLTVTNDTGILVLNLGCPDFNLEMKFANNVSFGYWEQYENITAFLSNDTQKKNPLVLKSTASIYAPVSGFSYHCGDQYFSTDGFSIKLQDFQIQLFFDGPASGKFGDAYDCVGFTTVPIWSGLFVTTILLIIMSIGITMMMDIRTMDRFDDAKGKTITINAE, from the exons ATGAAATGTCAATTGAGTAAAATCAAGCGCAGGCCGTCACCATCACATCTGATTGTCAAATGTTGGGCTGCTCCAAATTTTCACGTGATCAATTCTAGTTGTCCTCTTTTCACCGTAATTACAAGAAATTTTCCAAAAATGAGTGCGAGTAAAAGTGGATTGTTCTTTCTAGCAACGTTTTTTCTATTTAGTTTAGTCCAGTCTACAGAATTTGTCCCATGTTTCATTTGGTCAAATAAAAG aacCAACGAGCATATTCCTGCATTAAATAAAGTTAGTCAAGacatttttaaagaaaatatagAGCAGTACTTGAAAGATGATCCATTGATAGTCTTATTTGCTGAACAAACT TTAAGTCCAGAAGATTTTGCTCAAAAGGATGAGAGAGGTTTGACATACTCTAATTTAGCAAAACTTACAAAATCATTTAAAGTTTCTTATTTACCATATGTACAAAACCCCATCAAGGCTTTAAAACATCTGGATGTTACAGTTACTGAAGTTCCTCTAGACAAGTTTGGTAAAAACTTCGAAATTCCAGAGACTGATATACTTATTGTTAACCTTAACGATGCTAAGGATTCTGAAAGCCGAACAGATATGTTGAAAAGGCATG ATGCTGCTATATCTAAAATTTACGAAGATCTTGCAAACACTAACGACAATGTATTGGGAATGTACACTGCTCACCACACATCGTGG GTTGTATCTGAAGAAGTTATTAAATCTAGACAAGCAAGATCATTAATGGTGGCAGAAAATGCTGAAGCTGCTAAAGCCGGAGAGACAGCTGAAGAAGTATCAGACAAATTCAGGAATGATACAAATGCATATCTATATATCTCAAATTCAGCATACACAAT GGGTGATGTACAAAACAAAGAAGTTAATCTAAATTTAACAGTTACGAACGATACAGGAATACTTGTCCTTAACCTAGGATGCCCTGATTTTAATCTCGA GATGAAATTCGCAAATAACGTTAGTTTTGGATACTGGGAGCAATATGAGAATATTACAGCATTCCTCTCTAATGATACTCAGAAAAAGAATCCATTGGTTCTCAAATCAACTGCCAGCATCTATGCTCCTGTCAGTGGATTTTCCTACCACTGTGGTGACCAGTACTTCTCCACTGATGGATTCAGCATAAAATTACAAGATTTTCAA ATTCAACTTTTCTTTGATGGACCTGCCAGTGGTAAATTCGGTGACGCCTATGACTGTGTTGGCTTCACGACTGTCCCAATTTGGTCCGGTTTATTCGTCACAACAATCTTGTTGATCATTATGTCCATTGGCATCACAATGATGATGGACATTAGAACGATGGATAGATTTGATGATGCTAAGGGCAAAACTATTACTATAAATGCGGAATAA
- the LOC114343771 gene encoding glyceraldehyde-3-phosphate dehydrogenase-like translates to MYIVGMNLDKFNHEDKIVSMASCTTNCLAPIIKVLHKRFAIEEALMTTIHSVTNSQVLIDGARPHKWRFGRGGIQNIIPAITGAAKAIGKIIPDLNGKITGLAFRVPTPIVSVINVLKKPIFILLDQDQVEDELRVLGVRNWKTKAKDRKEWKLILEQAKTHHEL, encoded by the coding sequence ATGTACATTGTTGGCATGAATTTAGATAAGTTCAATCATGAAGATAAGATTGTATCGATGGCTTCCTGTACAACTAACTGCTTGGCACCGATAATAAAAGTTCTCCACAAAAGATTTGCCATAGAAGAAGCTCTAATGACAACCATCCATTCTGTGACGAACAGCCAAGTCCTTATCGACGGAGCTAGACCACACAAATGGAGATTTGGCAGAGGTGGCATCCAGAACATCATACCGGCTATTACAGGTGCAGCAAAAGCTATTGGAAAAATTATACCTGACTTGAACGGAAAAATAACTGGACTGGCATTCAGAGTACCAACACCCATAGTATCTGTGATAAATGTATTAAAGAAGCCTATCTTCATTCTATTGGACcaggaccaggtggaagacgagTTGCGAGTGTTGggagtgcgaaattggaaaaccaaggcgaaggataggaaggaatggaagttGATTCtcgaacaggccaagacccaccatgagttgtag
- the LOC126878563 gene encoding uncharacterized protein LOC126878563 — protein sequence MNIAINGFGRIGRMILRAAIENDAEINIINIIKDPSQICSAYAASLFKHDSSQRRYFRKVCYDEKHL from the coding sequence ATGAATATCGCAATAAATGGATTCGGCAGAATAGGGCGTATGATCCTGCGAGCAGCTATCGAAAACGATGCTGAAATTAATATTATCAATATTATCAAGGATCCCTCCCAGATATGTTCGGCATACGCGGCATCTCTCTTCAAGCACGATTCGTCACAAAGGAGGTATTTCAGAAAAGTTTGTTACGATGAGAAACATCTCTAA
- the LOC126878561 gene encoding glyceraldehyde-3-phosphate dehydrogenase-like: MYIVGVNLDKFNHEDKIVSMASCTTNCLAPIIKVLHERFAIEEALMTTIHSVTNSQVLIDGARPHKWRFGRGGIQNIIPATTGAAKAIGKIIPDLNGKITGLAFRVPTPIVSVINVLKKPIFILLDQDHVEDDL, encoded by the coding sequence ATGTACATTGTTGGCGTGAATTTAGATAAGTTCAATCATGAAGATAAGATTGTATCGATGGCTTCCTGTACAACTAACTGTTTGGCACCGATAATAAAAGTTCTCCACGAAAGATTTGCCATCGAAGAAGCTCTAATGACAACCATCCATTCTGTGACGAACAGCCAAGTTCTTATCGACGGAGCTAGACCACACAAATGGAGATTTGGCAGAGGTGGCATCCAGAACATCATACCGGCTACTACAGGCGCAGCAAAAGCTATTGGAAAAATTATACCTGACTTGAACGGAAAAATAACTGGACTGGCATTCAGAGTACCAACACCCATAGTATCTGTGATAAATGTATTAAAGAAACCTATCTTCATTCTATTGGACCAGGACCATGTGGAAGACGACTTGTGA